The following are from one region of the Qipengyuania flava genome:
- a CDS encoding NAD(P)H-dependent flavin oxidoreductase, which produces MGFKGLQPINYGGKEVWPLVEGGKGVSATNHMSSGAWAAAGGIGTVSAVNADSYDEDGNPIPQVYPQATRKERFEQLVRYGIDGGTEQVKRAYEIADGKGAININVLWEMGGAQQVLEGILENCPGLVTGVTCGAGMPYKLAEIAARHNVHYLPIVSSARAFRALWKRSYSKVPELMAAVVYEDPWLAGGHNGLSNAEDPTKPEDPFPRVKALRETMRKEGVSEETGIVMAGGVWFLREWENWIDNPELGKILFQFGTRPLLTQESPIPQVWKDMLRTVEPGDVLLHKFSPTGFYSSAVKTPFLYDLMHRSERQIPIFKRDEEEGTVPLMDHGKAKYFFVHPGDQRKAQAWMHEGFTEALKTPDDTVVFTTPESAEQIRADQQGCMGCLSHCQFSSWKDHDNNTTGRLADPRSFCIQKTLQDIAHGGDPDENLAFAGHAAYRFKQDPFYSNNFTPTVKELVDRILTGD; this is translated from the coding sequence ATGGGTTTCAAGGGACTGCAGCCGATCAATTACGGCGGCAAGGAAGTCTGGCCGCTGGTCGAAGGCGGCAAGGGCGTTTCGGCCACCAACCACATGAGCTCGGGCGCCTGGGCGGCGGCCGGCGGCATCGGCACGGTGAGCGCGGTGAACGCCGACAGCTACGACGAGGACGGCAACCCGATCCCGCAGGTCTATCCGCAGGCCACCCGCAAGGAACGCTTCGAACAGCTCGTGCGCTACGGCATCGACGGCGGCACCGAACAGGTGAAGCGCGCCTACGAGATCGCGGATGGCAAGGGCGCGATCAACATCAACGTGCTGTGGGAAATGGGCGGCGCGCAGCAGGTGCTCGAAGGCATCCTGGAAAACTGCCCGGGCCTTGTGACCGGCGTCACCTGCGGGGCGGGCATGCCCTACAAGCTTGCCGAGATCGCCGCGCGCCACAATGTGCATTACCTGCCCATCGTCTCCTCGGCCCGTGCTTTCCGCGCTCTGTGGAAGCGCAGCTATTCCAAGGTGCCCGAGCTGATGGCCGCAGTGGTCTATGAGGATCCCTGGCTCGCGGGGGGCCACAACGGCCTGTCCAATGCCGAAGATCCGACCAAGCCGGAAGATCCCTTTCCGCGCGTCAAAGCCCTGCGCGAGACGATGCGCAAGGAAGGCGTGTCGGAGGAAACCGGCATCGTCATGGCTGGCGGCGTGTGGTTCCTGCGCGAGTGGGAGAACTGGATCGACAACCCCGAGCTCGGCAAGATCCTGTTCCAGTTCGGTACCCGTCCGCTGCTGACGCAGGAAAGCCCGATCCCGCAAGTCTGGAAGGACATGCTGCGCACGGTCGAGCCGGGCGATGTGCTGCTGCACAAGTTCTCGCCCACGGGTTTCTATTCCTCGGCCGTGAAAACGCCGTTTCTCTATGACCTGATGCACCGCTCGGAACGCCAGATCCCGATCTTCAAGCGCGACGAGGAAGAGGGCACGGTCCCTCTCATGGACCACGGCAAGGCGAAATACTTCTTCGTCCACCCGGGCGACCAGCGCAAGGCGCAGGCCTGGATGCACGAAGGCTTCACCGAAGCGCTTAAGACGCCCGACGACACGGTGGTCTTCACCACGCCCGAAAGCGCCGAACAGATCCGCGCCGACCAGCAGGGCTGCATGGGCTGCCTGTCGCACTGCCAGTTTTCGAGCTGGAAGGACCACGACAACAACACCACCGGTCGCCTCGCCGACCCGCGCAGCTTCTGCATCCAGAAGACCCTGCAGGACATCGCCCATGGCGGCGATCCGGACGAAAATCTCGCCTTCGCCGGCCACGCAGCCTATCGCTTCAAGCAGGACCCGTTCTATTCGAACAACTTCACTCCGACCGTGAAGGAATTGGTTGACCGCATCCTGACGGGCGACTGA
- a CDS encoding 2-hydroxyacid dehydrogenase: MESPDTRPAKRLDRTPRVFVTRHLMPSVEERMGELFDVQLNTSDTPLTRDQLVEAMQGCDVLVPTVTDRIDADMIAGAGKDLGLIANFGAGTEHLDLDAAAKRGMLVTNTPGVFTDDTADLTMAGIIGVPRRVREGVELIRSGEWTGWTPTALLGTKLAGKVLGIVGMGRIGQAVAHRARAFGLEIAYHNRKRLPEAVERMFQARYVDSLDALMGEADILTLHCPAGPNTHHMIDARRIALMKDGASFINTARGDLVEQEALIAALESGKLAGAGLDVYPDEPNVDPRLIRHPNVMTLPHIGSATREGRAESGMKVIANIRMWADGHRPPDQVLTGLG, translated from the coding sequence ATGGAAAGCCCCGACACACGCCCCGCCAAACGCCTCGATCGCACGCCGCGCGTCTTCGTGACGCGCCACCTGATGCCCAGTGTCGAGGAGCGCATGGGCGAGCTGTTCGACGTACAGCTCAACACCAGCGATACCCCGCTCACGCGCGACCAGCTGGTCGAAGCTATGCAGGGCTGCGACGTCCTCGTTCCCACCGTTACCGACCGTATCGATGCAGACATGATCGCGGGCGCGGGCAAGGATCTCGGCCTGATTGCGAATTTTGGCGCCGGGACCGAGCATCTCGACCTCGACGCAGCGGCGAAACGCGGCATGCTGGTGACCAACACGCCGGGTGTCTTCACCGACGATACGGCGGACCTCACCATGGCCGGGATCATCGGCGTCCCGCGCCGTGTACGCGAAGGGGTCGAGCTGATCCGCAGCGGCGAATGGACCGGATGGACGCCGACCGCCCTGCTTGGCACCAAGCTTGCCGGCAAGGTGCTCGGCATTGTCGGCATGGGACGTATCGGACAGGCGGTCGCGCACCGCGCCCGCGCCTTCGGCCTGGAAATCGCCTATCACAACCGCAAGCGCCTGCCCGAAGCGGTCGAGCGCATGTTTCAGGCCCGCTATGTCGACAGCCTGGATGCGCTGATGGGCGAAGCGGACATCCTCACCCTGCACTGCCCCGCTGGGCCCAATACGCATCACATGATCGACGCGCGCCGCATCGCCCTGATGAAAGACGGTGCGAGTTTCATCAACACCGCGCGCGGTGACCTCGTCGAACAGGAGGCGCTGATCGCAGCGCTGGAGAGTGGCAAGCTCGCCGGCGCCGGGCTCGATGTCTATCCGGACGAGCCCAATGTCGATCCCCGCCTGATCCGCCATCCGAACGTCATGACCCTGCCCCACATCGGCAGCGCCACGCGCGAGGGGCGCGCGGAATCGGGCATGAAGGTCATCGCCAACATTCGCATGTGGGCCGACGGTCACCGGCCGCCCGACCAGGTGCTGACCGGCCTCGGCTGA
- a CDS encoding N-acetylmuramoyl-L-alanine amidase family protein: MILLPLVLVVGLVLTAQRIPVPEIGRGYVLRVALPEADAPTALPEVAGEEGLPLVVIDAGHGGHDPGASGQGYREKTIVLGLARALRDALEKEGGVRVALTREDDRYLVHAERVEIARRLDADLFLSIHADSAGEAAEVTGASIYTLSNQASSEAAARFAERENATDRLNGVDVGGQSDAVSTILVELSQRRTQEQSDEFARLIRREGEGAIRFHPQPRRSAALKVLRAPDVPSVLFESGFITNEADAQRLASAEGQARFAEVMTRAIRAYFARQQES; encoded by the coding sequence TTGATCCTGCTGCCTCTTGTGCTGGTTGTGGGCTTGGTGCTGACCGCGCAGCGGATTCCGGTGCCGGAAATCGGCCGCGGATACGTGCTGCGCGTGGCCTTGCCCGAGGCGGATGCGCCCACCGCCTTGCCTGAGGTTGCGGGCGAAGAGGGGCTGCCGCTGGTGGTGATCGACGCCGGGCATGGCGGCCATGATCCGGGCGCATCCGGGCAGGGCTACCGCGAAAAGACGATCGTGCTGGGCCTCGCGCGCGCATTGCGCGACGCGCTGGAAAAGGAAGGGGGTGTGCGCGTAGCCCTGACCCGTGAAGACGATCGCTACCTCGTCCACGCAGAGCGGGTCGAAATTGCCCGACGGCTCGATGCGGACCTTTTCCTGTCGATCCACGCCGATAGCGCGGGCGAAGCGGCCGAGGTGACGGGGGCGAGCATCTACACGCTGTCCAACCAGGCCTCGAGCGAGGCGGCGGCGCGCTTTGCCGAGCGCGAGAACGCGACCGACCGGTTGAACGGGGTCGATGTCGGCGGGCAGAGCGATGCGGTGAGCACGATCCTGGTCGAGCTCTCCCAACGGCGCACGCAGGAGCAATCGGACGAATTCGCCCGGCTTATCCGGCGCGAGGGCGAGGGAGCGATCCGATTCCATCCGCAGCCGCGCCGTTCCGCGGCCCTGAAGGTGCTGCGCGCGCCCGATGTGCCCTCCGTGCTGTTCGAAAGCGGGTTCATCACCAACGAGGCAGACGCGCAGCGGCTCGCCTCCGCCGAGGGGCAGGCCCGTTTCGCCGAAGTCATGACCCGCGCCATCCGCGCCTATTTCGCGCGCCAGCAGGAGAGCTGA
- a CDS encoding class I SAM-dependent methyltransferase, with product MRHGLALILPTALLAACNGAAPADEEGPRFPEPDRPVSALGSNEFSTEDQRDRRGEAQTVMDLAEIEDGMTVADIGAGNGYYTVRLAERVGDSGRVLAQDIDGDALSRLGRRIERYRLENVSIRLGEFADPKLPDASFDRIFMVHMYHEIEQPYEFLWRMWPALREGGQVVVVDIDRPTDQHGIDPLLLSCEFEASGYELVAFKDAPELAGYYAQFKAAATRPAPGEIEPCRGDRAAMGEGTERPAKREKA from the coding sequence GTGAGGCATGGCCTTGCCTTGATCCTGCCGACAGCGCTGCTTGCCGCGTGCAACGGCGCTGCGCCGGCGGACGAGGAAGGTCCGCGTTTTCCCGAGCCCGATCGCCCAGTTTCGGCGCTCGGTTCCAACGAGTTTTCGACCGAAGACCAGCGTGATCGGCGCGGCGAAGCGCAGACGGTCATGGACCTTGCCGAAATCGAGGACGGCATGACCGTGGCCGATATCGGCGCAGGCAATGGCTATTACACCGTTCGCCTGGCGGAGCGCGTGGGCGACAGCGGGCGCGTGCTGGCGCAGGACATCGATGGCGACGCGCTCAGCCGCCTTGGCCGACGCATCGAGCGCTACCGGCTCGAGAACGTCTCCATCCGGCTCGGCGAATTTGCCGATCCCAAGCTCCCCGATGCCAGCTTCGACCGCATCTTCATGGTCCACATGTACCACGAGATCGAGCAGCCCTACGAGTTCCTCTGGCGCATGTGGCCGGCGCTGCGCGAAGGCGGGCAGGTTGTCGTCGTCGACATAGACCGGCCGACCGACCAGCACGGCATCGATCCGCTGCTGCTAAGCTGCGAATTCGAAGCCAGCGGGTACGAACTGGTCGCATTCAAGGACGCGCCCGAGCTTGCCGGGTACTATGCACAGTTCAAGGCAGCCGCTACGAGGCCCGCGCCTGGAGAGATTGAGCCCTGCCGCGGCGACCGTGCCGCGATGGGCGAGGGGACCGAGCGCCCCGCCAAGAGAGAGAAAGCGTAA
- a CDS encoding penicillin-binding protein 1A, whose translation MSEQSALDYYRYRISRDPKRLVAWFNDNWAHNRKLRVASYIGGLGLVLFLLAWATLGRNLPDAESLLEYETPLPTVVRGIDGEIVNTYARERRVQLQYVDFPDRLIEAYLSAEDKTFFSHGGVDLTGTANAVIDYATKFGSGERAVGGSTITQQVAKNLLLGDEYSVTRKLKEMILATRIESVLTKEEILELYLNEIPLGRRSFGVQAASRAYFDKDVGDLDLHEMAFLAILPKAPERYGRERYRDMAVVRRNFVLDQMVANGFISSEEGAAAKRLDLGLVQQRSTRNADAGYFLEEVRRQLIERFGETAEDGRNSVYAGGLWVRTSLDTELQDAARDALRAQLISYHGNRGFTGPVATLNPDNGNLASQLASSNLSINYRDWRIGVVTAPGRIAFSDGEEFALSGGPSSLKAGDVVAAAPSGNGYAIRGVPEISGAFLAEAPQTGRILAMQGGFDARLGSFNRATQALRQPGSTIKPFVYAAALDQGMTPASQVPDQTFCVWQGASLGEKCFRNFGGGGGGVHTMRWGLEQSRNLMTVHIADDTGMDNVVKAIARMGIGEYEPYYAFALGAGDTTVARMVNAYAALANWGRQNEGSVIDYVQDRDGKVIYRTDRRDCSACNMEDWDGQPMPRFDVSGRQVMDARTAFQMVHMLQGVVTRGTAVRLRSLDLPMFGKTGTTNGPTNAWFVGGTPDVIAGMYVGFDQPRNLGGWVQGGNTAAPIMKRFVEATRDRWNAEAFVAPPGVRMVKIDRRTGKRVFDGTPSDEPGATIIWEAFKPDTEPPRATRSDAIAAKRNEILELIRRGRQGAVDGSVRDRGDQPNDFVEDQGGIY comes from the coding sequence ATGTCCGAACAGTCCGCCCTCGACTATTACCGTTACCGCATCAGCCGCGATCCCAAGCGGCTTGTCGCGTGGTTCAACGACAATTGGGCGCACAACCGCAAGCTGCGCGTCGCAAGCTATATCGGCGGTTTGGGCCTTGTACTGTTCCTGCTCGCCTGGGCAACGCTCGGCCGCAACCTGCCCGACGCCGAATCGCTGCTCGAATACGAGACCCCGCTGCCCACGGTCGTACGCGGGATCGATGGCGAGATCGTCAACACCTACGCGCGCGAGCGGCGCGTCCAGCTCCAGTATGTCGATTTTCCCGACCGGCTGATCGAGGCCTATCTCTCGGCCGAGGACAAGACCTTCTTCAGCCATGGCGGCGTCGACCTGACGGGGACCGCCAATGCGGTCATCGACTACGCGACCAAGTTCGGTTCGGGCGAGCGCGCGGTCGGCGGATCGACCATCACCCAGCAGGTGGCCAAGAACCTGCTGCTGGGCGACGAATATTCGGTCACCCGCAAGCTGAAGGAAATGATCCTCGCCACACGCATCGAAAGCGTGCTGACGAAGGAGGAAATCCTCGAGCTTTACCTCAACGAGATTCCGCTCGGGCGCCGCAGCTTCGGCGTGCAGGCCGCTTCGCGCGCTTATTTCGACAAGGACGTCGGCGATCTCGACCTGCATGAGATGGCCTTCCTCGCGATCCTGCCCAAGGCACCGGAACGTTATGGCCGCGAACGCTACCGCGACATGGCGGTGGTGCGCCGCAATTTCGTGCTCGACCAGATGGTCGCCAACGGATTCATCTCTTCGGAAGAAGGGGCAGCAGCCAAGCGGCTCGACCTCGGCCTCGTCCAGCAGCGCAGCACGCGCAACGCCGATGCGGGCTATTTCCTCGAAGAGGTCCGCCGCCAGCTGATCGAGCGCTTTGGTGAAACCGCGGAAGACGGGCGCAACAGCGTCTATGCCGGCGGTTTGTGGGTCCGCACCTCGCTCGACACCGAGCTGCAGGACGCGGCGCGCGATGCGCTGCGCGCGCAGCTGATCAGTTATCACGGCAATCGCGGCTTTACGGGGCCCGTGGCGACGCTCAATCCCGACAACGGCAACCTTGCCTCGCAGCTCGCCTCGTCGAACCTTTCGATCAATTACCGCGACTGGCGCATCGGTGTTGTTACCGCGCCGGGCCGTATTGCCTTCAGCGATGGCGAGGAATTTGCGCTGAGCGGCGGTCCGTCCTCGCTCAAGGCAGGCGACGTGGTGGCCGCTGCGCCTTCGGGCAACGGGTACGCCATTCGCGGCGTGCCGGAAATTTCGGGCGCCTTCCTTGCCGAAGCCCCGCAAACGGGCCGGATCCTTGCCATGCAGGGCGGTTTCGACGCGCGCCTCGGCAGCTTCAACCGCGCCACCCAGGCGCTGCGCCAGCCGGGTTCGACCATCAAGCCGTTCGTCTACGCAGCCGCGCTCGACCAGGGGATGACCCCTGCGAGCCAGGTCCCCGACCAGACCTTCTGTGTCTGGCAGGGCGCCTCCCTGGGTGAGAAATGCTTCCGCAACTTCGGCGGCGGCGGCGGCGGCGTGCACACGATGCGCTGGGGCCTCGAACAGAGCCGCAATTTGATGACGGTCCATATCGCCGACGACACCGGCATGGACAATGTCGTGAAGGCCATCGCCCGCATGGGGATCGGCGAGTACGAACCCTACTATGCCTTCGCCCTTGGCGCTGGGGACACCACGGTCGCCCGCATGGTCAATGCCTACGCCGCGCTGGCCAACTGGGGTCGGCAGAATGAAGGCTCGGTCATCGACTACGTCCAGGACCGCGATGGCAAGGTGATCTACCGCACCGACCGCCGCGATTGTTCGGCCTGCAACATGGAAGATTGGGACGGGCAGCCGATGCCGCGCTTCGATGTGTCGGGCCGTCAGGTCATGGACGCGCGCACTGCCTTCCAGATGGTCCATATGCTGCAGGGCGTCGTGACGCGCGGCACCGCGGTGCGCCTGCGCAGCCTCGACCTGCCGATGTTCGGCAAGACCGGCACGACCAACGGCCCCACCAACGCCTGGTTCGTCGGTGGCACGCCCGATGTGATCGCGGGCATGTATGTCGGCTTCGACCAGCCCCGCAATCTCGGCGGATGGGTCCAGGGCGGCAACACCGCGGCCCCGATCATGAAGCGTTTCGTCGAAGCCACGCGCGATCGCTGGAACGCCGAAGCCTTCGTTGCCCCGCCGGGCGTGCGCATGGTCAAGATCGACCGCCGTACCGGCAAGCGCGTATTTGATGGCACGCCCTCGGACGAACCGGGCGCGACGATCATCTGGGAGGCCTTCAAGCCCGACACCGAACCGCCGCGCGCGACCCGTTCGGACGCGATCGCCGCCAAGCGCAACGAGATCCTCGAGCTGATCCGCCGGGGCCGCCAGGGCGCGGTCGATGGCAGCGTGCGCGACCGGGGCGACCAGCCCAACGACTTCGTCGAAGACCAGGGCGGCATTTACTGA
- the prfB gene encoding peptide chain release factor 2, with the protein MRAEGQAHIERIEAALALVRQSLDWEQALRRLDELDARVQDPTLWDDPKQAQAITQEQKRLDTSINTVREIESEMADAIEFVEMGEAEGDADVEREGLDTLASLAERADRDKVQALLSGEADSYDTYLQINAGAGGTESQDWADMLLRMYARWAERRGYKVETVEYAAGEQAGIKSATLLIKGENAYGYAKTESGVHRLVRISPYDSSARRHTSFSSVWVYPVIDDDIDIEINPSDLKIDTYRASGAGGQHVNTTDSAVRITHQPTGIVVASQNDRSQHKNKATAMNMLKARLFEREMAEREAAASGEYQEKSDIGWGHQIRSYVLQPYQMVKDLRTGVQSPTPDDVLDGALDPFISAALAQRVTGETVEVEDAE; encoded by the coding sequence ATGCGTGCCGAAGGGCAGGCCCACATCGAACGGATCGAAGCCGCGCTTGCGCTGGTGCGCCAGTCGCTCGACTGGGAGCAGGCGCTGCGCCGCCTCGACGAGCTCGACGCCCGCGTGCAGGACCCGACCCTGTGGGATGATCCCAAGCAAGCGCAGGCGATTACGCAGGAACAGAAGCGCCTCGACACGTCCATCAACACGGTTCGCGAGATCGAAAGCGAGATGGCCGACGCCATCGAATTCGTCGAGATGGGCGAGGCCGAAGGCGATGCGGATGTGGAGCGCGAAGGCCTCGACACGCTCGCGAGCCTTGCCGAGCGCGCCGACCGCGACAAGGTACAGGCGCTGCTTTCGGGCGAAGCCGACAGCTACGACACCTATCTCCAGATCAACGCCGGCGCCGGCGGTACCGAGAGCCAGGACTGGGCCGACATGCTGCTGCGCATGTACGCGCGCTGGGCCGAACGCCGCGGCTACAAGGTCGAGACGGTCGAATACGCCGCGGGCGAACAGGCCGGGATCAAGAGCGCGACGCTGCTGATCAAGGGCGAAAATGCCTATGGCTACGCCAAGACCGAAAGCGGCGTGCACCGCCTTGTCCGCATCAGCCCCTACGACAGCTCCGCGCGGCGCCACACCAGCTTCAGCTCGGTCTGGGTCTATCCGGTGATCGACGACGATATCGACATCGAGATCAATCCGTCAGACCTCAAGATCGACACGTACCGCGCGTCCGGCGCTGGCGGCCAGCACGTCAACACGACCGATAGTGCCGTGCGGATTACCCACCAGCCGACCGGTATCGTGGTGGCGAGCCAGAACGACCGCAGCCAGCACAAGAACAAGGCCACGGCCATGAACATGCTGAAGGCGCGCCTGTTCGAACGCGAAATGGCCGAGCGCGAGGCGGCGGCCTCGGGCGAATACCAGGAGAAGAGCGACATCGGGTGGGGCCACCAGATCCGCTCCTACGTGCTCCAGCCGTACCAGATGGTGAAGGACCTGCGCACCGGTGTGCAGTCGCCGACGCCAGACGACGTGCTCGACGGCGCGCTCGACCCGTTCATTTCCGCAGCGCTCGCCCAGCGTGTGACCGGCGAGACGGTCGAGGTGGAGGACGCCGAGTGA
- a CDS encoding nuclear transport factor 2 family protein, producing MDEFSARIEALEHLWMRAWMQRDRNQMKKIAARDFIFLLGSEKPTILDRASWLEAATTRFRCTGYRFDEVYVRRHGNLAVFATRLGLEAQIGDHDWSGDSWVVDLWQKGGVRRKWKLVERVLSRPDTDAKVPEAIRAMQLWR from the coding sequence ATGGACGAATTCTCTGCCCGGATCGAAGCTCTCGAACATCTCTGGATGCGCGCATGGATGCAGCGCGACCGCAACCAGATGAAGAAGATCGCAGCGCGCGATTTCATCTTCCTGCTCGGGTCCGAAAAGCCGACCATCCTCGACCGTGCGAGCTGGCTGGAGGCGGCAACGACCCGCTTCCGCTGCACCGGATACCGTTTCGATGAAGTCTATGTCCGCCGTCACGGCAATCTCGCCGTGTTCGCAACGCGGCTCGGCCTCGAAGCGCAGATCGGCGACCACGACTGGAGCGGCGACAGCTGGGTTGTCGACCTGTGGCAGAAGGGCGGAGTGCGCCGCAAATGGAAGCTGGTCGAGCGCGTTCTCTCACGCCCCGACACCGATGCGAAAGTGCCCGAGGCGATCCGCGCTATGCAGCTCTGGCGGTGA
- a CDS encoding GNAT family N-acetyltransferase translates to MEFGVASLASADVRELVTLHQRRMYEASPPGTSFALDLSGLERLDVTVFALREDGHLLGIGALMELSPVLGEIKSMRTHDTALRRGVGQALLDGITAEARRRGYEALLLETGTGETFEPANRLYIRNGFTRRAAFGDYAETDFNIFYEKAL, encoded by the coding sequence ATGGAGTTCGGCGTCGCCAGCCTGGCCAGCGCCGATGTCCGCGAACTTGTCACGCTGCACCAGCGCAGGATGTACGAGGCGTCACCGCCCGGCACGTCCTTCGCGCTCGACCTCAGCGGTCTGGAGCGGCTGGATGTGACGGTCTTTGCCCTGCGCGAGGACGGTCACCTGCTCGGCATCGGGGCGCTCATGGAGCTGTCGCCGGTGCTTGGCGAGATCAAGTCGATGCGCACGCACGACACCGCCTTACGGCGCGGGGTCGGACAGGCCCTGCTCGACGGGATTACGGCAGAGGCGCGGCGCCGGGGCTATGAGGCTTTGCTTCTGGAAACGGGGACCGGCGAGACCTTCGAGCCCGCCAACCGGCTCTACATACGAAACGGTTTCACGCGCCGAGCAGCCTTTGGCGACTACGCCGAGACCGACTTCAACATCTTCTACGAAAAAGCGCTCTAG